One window of the Cryptomeria japonica chromosome 7, Sugi_1.0, whole genome shotgun sequence genome contains the following:
- the LOC131856622 gene encoding nudix hydrolase 2-like gives MPTGRINQGEGIKEGAVREVQEETGINTEFVQVVGFRDGHNAPFGKSDLLFVCMLRSLSSNIVVQDTEISVAKWMAIEEFASQPKNQQSKLLKDMIGVCVANVNGQCEGFSGIGISSNSRKPSAFFCSALNSE, from the exons ATGCCAACAGGAAGAATTAACCAG GGGGAAGGCATTAAGGAAGGGGCCGTAAGAGAAGTTCAGGAAGAAACAGGG ATTAATACAGAATTTGTACAAGTGGTTGGGTTCAG GGATGGTCACAATGCCCCTTTCGGAAAATCCGATCTGCTCTTCGTGTGTATGTTGAGATCTCTTTCTTCTAATATTGTTGTCCAAGATACCGAAATTTCAGTAGCCAAG TGGATGGCGATAGAAGAATTTGCATCTCAACCTAAAAATCAGCAAAGCAAACTCCTAAAAGATATGATCGGCGTGTGTGTTGCCAACGTCAACGGACAATGTGAAGGATTTTCAGGCATTGGGATATCGTCCAACTCGCGCAAACCCTCTGCTTTCTTCTGCTCTGCCCTTAATTCTGAGTAA
- the LOC131857166 gene encoding nudix hydrolase 8-like — MAFPTNEVSATTNDVETVLNEICEVLKAHEDRYDGVIVDIENMQNDACRFAASLKASLSQWARQGKKAVWIKVPKEQAKLVPVAIEVGFGYHHAEPSYVMLVHWIPQTPPTVPDNVSHQAGVAAFVFNEDGEVKM; from the exons ATGGCATTCCCAACGAACGAGGTTTCGGCTACCACTAATGATGTTGAAACAGTTTTGAACGAAATATGTGAAGTGCTCAAAGCCCATGAAGACAGATATGATGGTGTAATTGTTGACATAGAGAATATGCAGAACGATGCTTGTCGTTTTGCAGCTTCACTGAAGGCATCACTTTCTCAATGGGCACGCCAG GGAAAGAAGGCGGTGTGGATTAAAGTTCCCAAGGAACAGGCGAAACTAGTACCCGTTGCGATTGAG GTGGGATTTGGGTACCACCACGCAGAGCCTTCATATGTGATGTTAGTGCATTGGATCCCTCAAACTCCCCCCACCGTCCCTGATAATGTTTCACATCAAGCGGGAGTTGCAGCTTTTGTATTCAACGAGGACGGAGAGGTAAAGATGTAA